One Agelaius phoeniceus isolate bAgePho1 chromosome 7, bAgePho1.hap1, whole genome shotgun sequence DNA segment encodes these proteins:
- the ZNF804A gene encoding zinc finger protein 804A: protein MECYYIVISSAHLSNGHFRNIKGVFRGPLSKNGNKTLDYAEKKNTIAKALEDLKANFYCELCDKQYYKHQEFDNHINSYDHAHKQRLKELKQREFARNVASKSRKDERKQEKALQRLHKLAELRKERTCAPGSGPMFKSTTVTVRDDGSDVPKSAATDSAKSQDFSCTLMHDAQNCKDVASVISPSPGDAGGHQSDPNKCGDQLQGAQGHRVGFSFAFPKKAAVKLESSAAVFYEFNEEASTEHGFSRRSRFVPGTCNLQSPSAAAEIVVCPEEKHNCSHPLVEKCTDTAEAPEAQESKELSSEGSRVLESPALPPAMPHSKQLVSSDTDGHGVDVSVAELGDQRLALPADSAQVLPHSPELQANRAPEQELVEDCSSLQDAAEENSSGGNRDPPAIETEIKTLGADAAAPAPSEEGSGAPKSKPDVYKRPCQPFVPVLSKYGSNVLQWPSEMLIYTSTDPSISYSCNPLYFDFKSSRASESQEKPKHQPNIPHLHHKTESDHMSVSDVTKRPTSECGDYEVEVNKNVCNYTIPLLSDVSLFRNCDLAKNQNKVSLDESFRIRKIEKYHISHNPLRQNTVIDEKYNKVWIKEGHEKWLHKSRKRKRRRKLCHCHYHHCGDTAVAEMEMSPGTEKEVTYRDENKYQLLQNNAEKCRHDAGNIWLTAGEVQQSQPKFGIENGPKRVVSAADHIHWDRGWCGFWSAKSSGHHHHGCKGAHRKSKGSSRRQAKQVSSRRHSLRHSKMCCSCKVRRPSCSPEHKCLGQCSEEKGPSQNQPAKRGYSVVTEEPEKPHRKRRQHTYSCSSSSDESSCGQALSAEEYLRQGHALGAHHKAKGKRRKRKTRIHHVFLDRNAKSETSESSKENSTSSTLNILGDLPTQDNLEEANAAPRDDDAKDRDETMELEESKAPLESAGPQVVEDDKATACAVMESTPATLPDGTVTTAAAPAAPQHSAPAAAVKQGVPQEGKKKENVNSRENQARYKVPVPNRHLEQAPPKSYLCHYELAESLPHEKMGEVAGEWLQCNPGIFSSPPPLPFKEAHLNTHTFLTTEQLIAPFPLPDQTLLFPPDSPEKFKELPSEAYPQQMVPQNVLSAKVKFALAPPGSPLPLPPLPPPPLRSSSVTTIHHTVLQHHAGVLKVLQPHQQFLSQVPALSRAQPLAQLAVSPAGQAALVAPPPLPLLPPAVLPPAPLPFPPLPHPAGFPSLLAPHPAVIPLQPLF from the exons aggctgaaggagctgaaacAGAGGGAGTTTGCTCGAAATGTAGCATCTAAGTCAcgaaaagatgaaagaaaacagGAGAAAGCCCTTCAACGTTTGCACAAGCTAGCTGAGCTAAGGAAAGAGAGAACCTG TGCTCCTGGAAGCGGCCCTATGTTCAAGTCCACCACAGTGACTGTGCGAGATGATGGCAGTGATGTCCCCAAAAGTGCTGCCACGGATTCTGCCAAGAGCCAGGATTTCAGCTGCACGCTGATGCACGATGCACAGAACTGCAAGGACGTTGCTTCTGTTATTTCTCCCTCCCCTGGAGATGCAGGTGGTCACCAATCCGACCCTAACAAATGCGGAGATCAGCTTCAAGGAGCTCAAGGACACAGAGTGGGgttctcctttgcttttcctAAGAAAGCAGCAGTCAAACTGGAGTcttcagctgctgttttctATGAGTTTAATGAGGAGGCCTCCACGGAGCATGGATTTAGCAGAAGGAGTAGGTTTGTCCCAGGAACGTGCAACCTTCAGTCTCCTTCGGCAGCTGCAGAAATAGTTGTGTGCCCTGAGGAGAAACACAACTGTTCTCACCCACTGGTGGAAAAATGCACGGACACAGCAGAGGCTCCTGAAGCTCAGGAGTCCAAGGAGCTGTCCAGTGAAGGGAGCAGGGTGCTGGAGAGCCCAGCCTTGCCTCCTGCCATGCCCCACTCGAAGCAGCTGGTGTCCTCAGACACGGATGGCCACGGCGTGGATGTGAGTGTGGCTGAATTAGGGGACCAAAGGCTGGCCCTGCCTGCAGACAGTGCCCAGGTCCTGCCCCattccccagagctgcaggcaaaCAGAGCTCCTGAGCAGGAACTGGTGGAGGATTGTTCCTCTCTGCAGgatgctgcagaggaaaactctaGTGGTGGGAACAGGGATCCACCTGCAAttgaaactgaaataaaaactcTGGGGGCtgatgcagcagctccagcaccgtCTGAAGAAGGTAGTGGAGCCCCAAAGAGCAAACCAGATGTATACAAGAGACCTTGTCAGCCCTTTGTTCCTGTTCTTAGCAAATATGGATCAAATGTTCTTCAGTGGCCATCAGAAATGTTAATTTATACAAGTACAGACCCATCAATTTCTTATAGCTGTAATCCtttatattttgattttaagTCATCAAGAGCAAGTGAAAGCCAAGAAAAGCCCAAGCATCAACCAAACATACCTCATTTGCACCATAAAACTGAATCTGATCACATGTCAGTCTCAGATGTTACAAAAAGACCTACTTCAGAGTGTGGTGATTATGAAGTAGAAGTGAATAAAAATGTGTGCAACTATACAATACCCCTGTTAAGTGATGTTTCCCTCTTCAGAAATTGTGACCTtgcaaaaaatcaaaacaaagtgtCCTTGGATGAGTCATTCAGGattagaaaaatagaaaagtatCACATATCTCATAACCCCTTACGACAAAACACTGTGATAGATGAGAAATACAACAAAGTCTGGATCAAAGAAGGCCATGAGAAATGGCTTCACAAAAGCAGAAAGcggaaaagaagaagaaaattatgtCACTGTCATTATCATCACTGTGGAGACACAGCAGTAGCAGAAATGGAGATGTCTCCAGGAACTGAAAAAGAAGTTACTTACAGAGATGAAAATAAATATCAGCTCCTCCAAAATAATGCAGAGAAGTGCAGGCATGATGCAGGAAATATCTGGTTAACTGCAGGTGAGGTGCAGCAGTCACAGCCAAAATTCGGCATTGAGAATGGTCCTAAGAGAGTCGTGTCTGCAGCAGATCACATACACTGGGACAGAGGCTGGTGTGGCTTTTGGAGTGCAAAAAGCAGTGGCCATCATCACCATGGTTGTAAGGGAGCACACAGGAAGAGCAAAGGGAGCTCCCGGAGGCAGGCCAAGCAGGTGAGCTCCAGGAGGCACAGCCTGAGGCACTCCAaaatgtgctgcagctgcaaagTCAGGAGGCCAAGCTGTAGCCCAGAGCATAAATGCTTGGGACAGTGCAGTGAGGAGAAGGGGCCGAGCCAAAACCAGCCCGCAAAGAGGGGTTACAGTGTTGTGACAGAAGAGCCCGAGAAGCCACACCGCAAGCGGAGGCAGCACACGTATTCCTGTTCCTCTTCCTCGGATGAGAGCTCCTGTGGACAGGCATTATCAGCAGAGGAATACCTAAGGCAAGGACACGCTTTAGGTGCCCACCACAAGGCAAAAGGGAAACGCAGGAAAAGGAAGACAAGGATCCATCATGTTTTCCTTGACAGGAATGCAAAAAGTGAGACCTCTGAATCTTCCAAAGAAAATTCCACCAGTTCTACGTTAAATATTCTGGGGGACTTACCAACTCAAGACAATCTAGAGGAAGCTAATGCAGCTCCCAGAGATGACGATGCAAAAGACAGGGATGAAACcatggagctggaggagagcaagGCACCTCTAGAAAGTGCTGGCCCGCAGGTGGTGGAAGATGATAAAGCGACGGCGTGTGCAGTGATGGAGAGCACACCGGCCACGCTTCCCGATGGCACCGTCacaactgctgctgctcctgctgccccccagcACAGTGCTCCAGCGGCTGCTGTCAAACAGGGTGTCCCccaagagggaaagaaaaaggaaaatgtcaaCAGCCGCGAAAACCAAGCTCGTTACAAAGTTCCCGTCCCCAACAGACACCTGGAACAAGCTCCCCCCAAATCCTATCTTTGCCATTATGAGCTGGCCGAGTCTCTCCCGCACGAGAAGATGGGCGAGGTGGCCGGCGAATGGCTGCAGTGTAATCCCGGCATATTTAGCAGCCCCCCTCCCTTGCCATTCAAAGAAGCACACCTAAACACCCACACCTTCCTGACCACCGAGCAGCTGATAGCCCCCTTCCCCCTGCCCGACCAGACCCTGCTCTTCCCTCCCGACAGCCCGGAGAAATTCAAGGAGCTCCCCTCAGAGGCCTATCCTCAGCAGATGGTGCCACAGAATGTGCTGTCGGCCAAGGTGAAGTTTGCCCTGGCCCCACCGGGCTCTCCGCTGCCGCTGCCACCGCTGCCACCGCCCCCTCTGCGCTCCAGCTCGGTGACCACCATCCACCACACCGTGCTGCAGCATCACGCCGGGGTGCTCAAGGTGCTGCAGCCGCACCAGCAGTTCCTGTCGCAGGTGCCGGCCCTGTCCAGGGCCCAGCCCTTGGCCCAGCTGGCCGTGTCCCCGGCGGGCCAGGCCGCGCTGGTGGcaccgccgccgctgccgctgctgccgcccgCCGTGCTGCCGCCCGCGCCGCTGCCCTTCCCGCCGCTGCCGCACCCCGCTGGCttcccctctctgctggccccACACCCCGCCGTCATCCCCCTGCAGCCGCTCTTCTAG